In Colwellia sp. M166, a genomic segment contains:
- a CDS encoding nitroreductase family protein produces MNVLEFLHTRQSNPHLQGNAPDEDVINSILKAGMRVPDHAGLTPWRFTVVKDEGLSKLSKAFKSAITSDNGDEAKIDKASKMPFRAPLIIVVSTKFHQHVKVPKQEQLIAAGCAAHAVQMAATSLGFGAMWRTGEMSYHPLVKERLGIELHEEIVGFVYIGDKSKELPLKNSRNLDDYVHYF; encoded by the coding sequence CACATTTGCAAGGCAATGCACCTGATGAGGACGTTATTAATAGTATCCTTAAAGCCGGAATGCGGGTTCCTGATCATGCCGGTTTAACCCCATGGCGCTTCACTGTAGTGAAAGATGAAGGCCTGAGCAAGTTAAGTAAAGCGTTCAAGTCGGCTATTACCAGTGATAATGGCGATGAAGCCAAAATAGATAAGGCCAGTAAAATGCCATTTCGTGCGCCTTTAATTATTGTTGTTAGCACTAAGTTTCATCAGCACGTAAAAGTACCAAAGCAAGAGCAACTTATTGCCGCAGGTTGTGCGGCACATGCAGTACAAATGGCTGCAACAAGTTTAGGTTTTGGCGCCATGTGGCGCACAGGAGAAATGAGCTATCATCCGTTGGTAAAAGAACGTTTAGGTATAGAGTTGCATGAGGAGATTGTCGGTTTTGTTTATATTGGTGATAAGAGCAAAGAATTACCTTTGAAAAACAGTCGAAATCTTGATGACTACGTGCATTACTTTTAG